From the genome of Cyanobacterium sp. T60_A2020_053:
AATGGGGTAAATCAGCCCTCACTTGAGGATTAAGACAGCGCACGGTGCCGGTCATTTTTACTTGATCGGCGATGATATTCGGCGCCCTTCCCCCCTCAATTTGCCCAATAGTAACTACAATGGGATCAAGGGGATTATGAGTACGACTGATAGCCTGTTGTAAACTAGTAATGACTTGAGAGGCAATCCAAATGGCATCGATGGCTTGATGGGGGCGCGCGCCGTGACCTGCTTCCCCTTGAATAATAATCTCTACATCATCCATGGCAGAAGTTAAAGCACCCTCTCTAATGCCCACCACTTGGGCAGGAATAGACGTAAAGACATGAACCCCAAAAATAGCATCAATGTTGTTCATTGCCCCTTCTCCTACCATTAATCTAGCACCCTGTGCCGTTTCTTCAGCCGGTTGGAAGATAAAACGAATCTGCCCTGATAAATGGTCTTTAAGTTGGGCTAAAATCATGGCTGTACCCAATCCTAAGGTAGTATGTAAATCATGACCACAGGCGTGCATCACTCCCTTATTTTGGGATGAAAAGGGGAGGGCGCTGGTTTCCTGAATGGGTAAAGCATCCATATCCGTGCGAATAGCAAGGTAACGAGGAGAAGACTTCATGCCTACTAATTCCCCCATCACCCCTGTTTTGCCTACGCCTTCCGTGACGTTTAAACCACAGGAGGATAACACCCCAGCCACATAAGCAGAAGTTTGATATTCTAGTCCACTCAATTCAGGATGAGCATGAAAATGCCTTCTAATTTCAATGAGACGGGGATTAATTTCTTGGGCGATTTGTTTAATTTGTTCTAACATTAATTATTTGACTTTGTTTATTAATCATAAGACTAGCTACTTTTATTGTAAGTATGTCAGCAAAATCAATTATATGTTTTATCAAAATTGAGTGTAACAAAAGAAGAAACGGTGAGCTTTTCACTTCCCCAAGAAGCTCTTAGTTATTACCCATGACTTAAAATAGCTCTTTCCATCACAACCAAGATTTATAATAGAAGAGAGAAATAAAGATTCGTCAATAGAGATTATGACCACGACAGCGGATGATGTTTGGAGACTACTAGCAGAATTAATCACTGCGCAAAAAGAAACAGATCGACGTTTTCAAGAAACAGATAAACAAATCAAACGAGTAGGTAAGCAAATCGGTCAACTCGGCAATCGTTTAGGTGAATTTGTGGAGTCTGAGGTGCGCCCCTCGGCGGTCAGATTATTTCGTCAACGAGATATTGATGTTCACGAATTGCATTCGGGAGTTACTGTTAAACGAGATGATGGTGGTTTAGAAATAGATTTATTAGTAGTGAATAATACCGAAGTCGTTTTGGTGGAAGTCAAAA
Proteins encoded in this window:
- a CDS encoding amidohydrolase, which codes for MLEQIKQIAQEINPRLIEIRRHFHAHPELSGLEYQTSAYVAGVLSSCGLNVTEGVGKTGVMGELVGMKSSPRYLAIRTDMDALPIQETSALPFSSQNKGVMHACGHDLHTTLGLGTAMILAQLKDHLSGQIRFIFQPAEETAQGARLMVGEGAMNNIDAIFGVHVFTSIPAQVVGIREGALTSAMDDVEIIIQGEAGHGARPHQAIDAIWIASQVITSLQQAISRTHNPLDPIVVTIGQIEGGRAPNIIADQVKMTGTVRCLNPQVRADLPHWIKNIVEGVCNIYGAKAIINYEHRLPSVQNDPHLTQLIAQCAIEALGSDHVQMIPEPSMGAEDFAVYLDHAPGVMFRLGVGIAGQKNYPLHHPRFMLDESSIYTGVVTMAYSAYNYLSRP
- a CDS encoding NERD domain-containing protein, which encodes MTTTADDVWRLLAELITAQKETDRRFQETDKQIKRVGKQIGQLGNRLGEFVESEVRPSAVRLFRQRDIDVHELHSGVTVKRDDGGLEIDLLVVNNTEVVLVEVKSKLNQRDIDEHLERLNKFKRLMPRYQDMRAYGAVGAMIVTDEVANYAYQKGLFVLTQNGDNVIITNDENFKPTTW